In Helianthus annuus cultivar XRQ/B chromosome 8, HanXRQr2.0-SUNRISE, whole genome shotgun sequence, a single genomic region encodes these proteins:
- the LOC110873884 gene encoding protein NRT1/ PTR FAMILY 8.2: protein MTEAVDLSYNKIAPEEEDVYTKDGTLDYKNNPANKNITGTWKACPYILGNECCERLAYYGMSTNLLLYFKNNLHQHSATASRNLSNWSGTCYITPLIGAFIADAFLGRYWTIAIFSIIYVIGMTLLTLSATVSGLKPTCVSKTPCHATDTQLTVTFLALYIVALGTGGIKPCVSSYGADQFDDADEKEKKQKASFFNWFYFSINIGALIASSVLVWIQDNKGWGWGFGIPAVAMAIAVGLFFSGTRLYRNQKPGGSPLTRICQVIVASWNKRQVNLPADKSALYEIADNESAIVGSRKVEHTKDFSFLDKAAVQTDADRREESVDPWKLCTVTQVEEFKSIIKLLPIWATGIIFATVYGQISNLFVLQGSYMDIFLNDFKIPPAALSIFDTLSVIFWVPVYDRILVPVARKYTGNKSGITQLQRMGTGLVISIFAMLVAGILEVVRLGIVKRNNYYDYANMPMSIFWQVPQYFLIGCAEVFTFIGQLEFFYEQAPDSMRSLCSALQLTTVALGSYLSSLLVTIVTNITTKGGKPGWIPDNLNRGQLQNFFWLLAILSVLNFGAFLFISTWYTYKKPVGTISRKLKDDDMSSGYHTVELSRTQ from the exons ATGACTGAGGCAGTAGATCTGTCTTACAACAAAATTGCGCCAGAAGAAGAAGATGTATACACTAAAGATGGCACACTTGATTACAAGAACAATCCTGCTAACAAGAACATCACAGGAACTTGGAAAGCTTGCCCTTACATCCTTG GAAACGAATGTTGTGAACGACTAGCGTATTACGGAATGAGCACGAATCTCTTGCTTTATTTCAAGAACAACCTTCATCAACATAGCGCTACGGCTTCAAGAAACCTCTCAAATTGGTCAGGAACGTGTTATATAACACCACTCATAGGTGCATTCATTGCTGATGCCTTTCTAGGCCGATACTGGACCATTGCTATCTTCTCTATCATCTATGTCATT GGAATGACACTATTAACGTTATCAGCAACGGTTTCGGGTCTAAAGCCAACTTGTGTATCAAAAACGCCTTGTCATGCGACAGACACTCAATTGACAGTAACCTTTTTGGCACTCTATATAGTGGCTCTAGGAACAGGAGGTATTAAACCATGTGTGTCATCATATGGTGCGGACCAGTTTGATGATGCAGATGAAAAGGAGAAGAAGCAAAAGGCTTCTTTCTTTAACTGGTTCTACTTCTCCATCAATATCGGCGCGTTGATCGCGTCCTCAGTTCTTGTTTGGATCCAAGATAACAAAGGttgggggtgggggtttgggATCCCCGCGGTGGCCATGGCAATTGCTGTTGGCTTATTTTTTTCCGGTACTCGTTTGTACCGGAACCAGAAGCCAGGTGGAAGCCCGTTGACCCGCATATGTCAGGTCATCGTGGCTTCCTGGAATAAACGTCAAGTTAATTTGCCTGCGGACAAGTCTGCTTTGTATGAAATCGCAGACAATGAGTCTGCAATAGTAGGAAGCCGCAAGGTTGAACACACCAAAGATTTCAG TTTCTTGGACAAGGCGGCCGTGCAAACCGATGCAGACCGCAGAGAGGAATCGGTTGATCCGTGGAAGCTTTGTACGGTGACCCAAGTGGAAGAGTTTAAGTCTATTATCAAACTACTTCCTATATGGGCCACAGGGATCATTTTTGCCACGGTTTATGGTCAAATAAGCAACTTATTCGTGCTCCAAGGCTCGTACATGGACATATTCCTAAACGACTTCAAAATCCCGCCAGCGGCCCTAAGCATTTTCGACACTCTAAGTGTCATTTTCTGGGTCCCGGTCTATGACCGGATCCTGGTACCTGTTGCCCGTAAATACACGGGCAACAAGTCAGGAATAACCCAACTCCAAAGAATGGGAACAGGCCTAGTGATCTCGATTTTCGCAATGTTGGTAGCAGGGATTCTAGAAGTGGTTAGACTTGGGATTGTTAAAAGAAACAATTATTATGATTACGCGAATATGCCCATGTCGATCTTTTGGCAAGTCCCGCAATACTTCTTGATCGGTTGTGCTGAGGTATTCACCTTTATTGGACAACTCGAGTTTTTCTACGAGCAAGCTCCTGACTCGATGAGGAGTTTGTGTTCGGCCTTACAGCTCACTACAGTTGCACTTGGAAGCTATTTGAGCTCGTTGCTTGTGACGATTGTGACGAATATTACTACTAAAGGAGGTAAGCCAGGGTGGATACCCGACAACTTGAATCGTGGTCAATTACAGAACTTTTTCTGGCTCTTAGCAATTCTAAGCGTGTTAAATTTTGGTGCTTTTCTGTTTATTTCGACGTGGTACACCTACAAAAAGCCCGTCGGGACTATATCTAGGAAACTTAAGGATGATGACATGTCTTCTGGATATCATACGGTGGAACTAAGTAGAACACAATAA